Proteins from a single region of Amycolatopsis sp. CA-230715:
- a CDS encoding TetR/AcrR family transcriptional regulator, giving the protein MSGKRLSRQERRERIIAAAGGVFAEAGYDAAGMREVATAAGITTPVLYDHFPSKADLYAALLESEVDSLLAGWAGVPERGDVEQVLRSRVDVIFAWLESNERGMRMIFAETPADPAVAEVHRRGQRRATERLTAVFLQAPELALTANLPRARAGEALAEAAKSALNAIATWWWHNRDVPREDVVALTTDLLWRGLGALLGRNDGNHGSVPESR; this is encoded by the coding sequence ATGTCAGGTAAGCGTTTGAGCAGGCAGGAGCGCCGCGAGCGGATCATCGCCGCGGCAGGCGGGGTATTCGCCGAGGCCGGGTACGACGCGGCGGGCATGCGGGAGGTCGCGACGGCGGCCGGGATCACCACGCCGGTGCTCTACGACCACTTCCCGTCCAAAGCGGACCTGTACGCCGCGCTGCTCGAATCCGAAGTGGACAGTCTGCTGGCCGGATGGGCCGGCGTCCCGGAACGCGGTGACGTCGAGCAGGTCCTTCGCTCGCGGGTCGACGTCATCTTCGCCTGGCTGGAGAGCAACGAGCGCGGCATGCGGATGATCTTCGCCGAGACCCCCGCCGATCCCGCGGTCGCCGAGGTGCACCGGCGAGGACAGCGGCGTGCGACGGAGCGCCTCACCGCCGTTTTCCTGCAGGCGCCCGAACTCGCGCTCACCGCGAACCTGCCGCGCGCGCGGGCCGGGGAAGCGCTCGCCGAAGCGGCCAAGAGCGCGCTCAACGCCATCGCCACCTGGTGGTGGCACAACCGCGACGTGCCCCGCGAGGACGTCGTCGCACTGACCACCGACCTGCTCTGGCGTGGGTTGGGGGCACTGCTCGGGAGGAACGATGGAAACCACGGATCGGTACCGGAAAGCCGCTGA